The following are from one region of the Osmerus mordax isolate fOsmMor3 chromosome 1, fOsmMor3.pri, whole genome shotgun sequence genome:
- the znf362a gene encoding zinc finger protein 362a isoform X2, protein MAEPRFNNPYFWPPPPSMPGQLDNLVLINKIKEQLMAEKIRPPHLPSTTVPSQQPLLVPATQTEGGQHGMPGPKVQQMGGGLHSHSHSPSQPDIALHARPASSTVAGRILGDVNLNLDDKTAIKARGLWEDWHLRQIIDQPSRTNHLSANHNTSEAITQTTPTSSSHSRLGVAPSLIAGLAGGHGMEPIKSNGGLAGLLGPQPKVERGRKKIKAENGAGPLLVVPYPLLAPGNDQPCLTITAKEGKTYRCKVCPLTFFSKSDMQIHSKSHTEAKAHKCPHCSKSFANASYLAQHLRIHLGVKPYHCSYCEKCFRQLSHLQQHTRIHTGDRPYKCAHPGCEKAFTQLSNLQSHQRQHNKDKPFKCSNCYRAYSDSASLQIHLSAHAIKNAKAYCCSMCGRAYTSETYLMKHMSKHTVVEHLVSHHSPQRTESPSIPIRISLI, encoded by the exons ATGGCTGAGCCTCGTTTTAACAACCCCTACTTCTGGCCTCCGCCTCCAAGCATGCCTGGTCAG CTGGATAACCTAGTCTTGATCAATAAAATCAAGGAGCAGCTGATGGCAGAGAAGATACGTCCTCCACACCTGCCCTCCACCACAGTCCCTTCCCAGCAGCCCTTGCTGGTCCCGGCCACCCAGACAGAAGGCGGGCAGCACGGTATGCCCGGTCCCAAGGTCCAACAGATGGGCGGGGGACTCCACAGCCACAGTCACAGCCCGTCTCAGCCAGACATCGCCCTTCACGCACGGCCAGCCTCCAGCACAGTGGCAG GGCGTATTCTTGGTGATGTAAACTTGAATCTGGACGATAAGACAGCTATAAAGGCTAGAGGACTGTGGGAGGACTGGCATTTGCGTCAAATCATAGACCAACCCTCTCGAACAAACCACCTGTCAG CCAATCACAACACATCAGAGGCaatcacacagaccacacccacCTCCAGCAGCCATAGCAGGCTAGGGGTTGCCCCCAGCCTCATCGCGGGATTGGCCGGCGGGCACGGGATGGAGCCAATCAAAAGCAACGGAGGCCTGGCTGGACTTCTAGGACCCCAACCCAAAGTGGAGCGAGGGCGTAAGAAGATAAAGGCTGAGAACGGGGCTGGTCctctcctggtggtgccctacCCCCTCCTGGCCCCTGGAAACGACCAGCCCTGCCTCACCATCACTGCCAAAGAGGGCAAAACGTACAG gTGTAAAGTGTGCCCGCTGACCTTCTTCTCCAAGTCCGACATGCAGATCCACTCCAAGTCGCACACGGAGGCCAAGGCCCATAAGTGTCCCCACTGCTCCAAGTCTTTCGCCAACGCCTCCTACCTGGCCCAGCACCTGCGCATCCACCTGGGAGTCAAGCCCTACCACTGCTCCTACTGTGAGAAGTGCTTCCGCCAGCTCTCCCACCTCCAGCAGCACACCAG AATTCACACAGGTGACCGGCCTTATAAATGTGCCCATCCAGGATGTGAAAAGGCTTTTACTCAGCTCTCCAACCTGCAG TCCCACCAGAGACAGCATAACAAAGACAAGCCCTTCAAGTGTTCCAACTGCTACCGTGCGTACTCGGACTCCGCCTCGCTGCAGATCCACCTGTCAGCCCACGCCATCAAGAACGCCAAGGCCTACTGCTGCAGCATGTGTGGCAGGGCCTACACCTCA GAGACGTACCTCATGAAGCACATGTCGAAACACACGGTGGTGGAACACCTGGTGTCCCACCACTCTCCTCAGAGGACAGAGTCTCCCAGCATCCCTATACGGATCTCCCTCATCTGA
- the znf362a gene encoding zinc finger protein 362a isoform X1 — protein sequence MAEPRFNNPYFWPPPPSMPGQLDNLVLINKIKEQLMAEKIRPPHLPSTTVPSQQPLLVPATQTEGGQHGMPGPKVQQMGGGLHSHSHSPSQPDIALHARPASSTVAGRILGDVNLNLDDKTAIKARGLWEDWHLRQIIDQPSRTNHLSGLTLSSRTANHNTSEAITQTTPTSSSHSRLGVAPSLIAGLAGGHGMEPIKSNGGLAGLLGPQPKVERGRKKIKAENGAGPLLVVPYPLLAPGNDQPCLTITAKEGKTYRCKVCPLTFFSKSDMQIHSKSHTEAKAHKCPHCSKSFANASYLAQHLRIHLGVKPYHCSYCEKCFRQLSHLQQHTRIHTGDRPYKCAHPGCEKAFTQLSNLQSHQRQHNKDKPFKCSNCYRAYSDSASLQIHLSAHAIKNAKAYCCSMCGRAYTSETYLMKHMSKHTVVEHLVSHHSPQRTESPSIPIRISLI from the exons ATGGCTGAGCCTCGTTTTAACAACCCCTACTTCTGGCCTCCGCCTCCAAGCATGCCTGGTCAG CTGGATAACCTAGTCTTGATCAATAAAATCAAGGAGCAGCTGATGGCAGAGAAGATACGTCCTCCACACCTGCCCTCCACCACAGTCCCTTCCCAGCAGCCCTTGCTGGTCCCGGCCACCCAGACAGAAGGCGGGCAGCACGGTATGCCCGGTCCCAAGGTCCAACAGATGGGCGGGGGACTCCACAGCCACAGTCACAGCCCGTCTCAGCCAGACATCGCCCTTCACGCACGGCCAGCCTCCAGCACAGTGGCAG GGCGTATTCTTGGTGATGTAAACTTGAATCTGGACGATAAGACAGCTATAAAGGCTAGAGGACTGTGGGAGGACTGGCATTTGCGTCAAATCATAGACCAACCCTCTCGAACAAACCACCTGTCAG GTTTGACCCTCTCCTCTCGGACAGCCAATCACAACACATCAGAGGCaatcacacagaccacacccacCTCCAGCAGCCATAGCAGGCTAGGGGTTGCCCCCAGCCTCATCGCGGGATTGGCCGGCGGGCACGGGATGGAGCCAATCAAAAGCAACGGAGGCCTGGCTGGACTTCTAGGACCCCAACCCAAAGTGGAGCGAGGGCGTAAGAAGATAAAGGCTGAGAACGGGGCTGGTCctctcctggtggtgccctacCCCCTCCTGGCCCCTGGAAACGACCAGCCCTGCCTCACCATCACTGCCAAAGAGGGCAAAACGTACAG gTGTAAAGTGTGCCCGCTGACCTTCTTCTCCAAGTCCGACATGCAGATCCACTCCAAGTCGCACACGGAGGCCAAGGCCCATAAGTGTCCCCACTGCTCCAAGTCTTTCGCCAACGCCTCCTACCTGGCCCAGCACCTGCGCATCCACCTGGGAGTCAAGCCCTACCACTGCTCCTACTGTGAGAAGTGCTTCCGCCAGCTCTCCCACCTCCAGCAGCACACCAG AATTCACACAGGTGACCGGCCTTATAAATGTGCCCATCCAGGATGTGAAAAGGCTTTTACTCAGCTCTCCAACCTGCAG TCCCACCAGAGACAGCATAACAAAGACAAGCCCTTCAAGTGTTCCAACTGCTACCGTGCGTACTCGGACTCCGCCTCGCTGCAGATCCACCTGTCAGCCCACGCCATCAAGAACGCCAAGGCCTACTGCTGCAGCATGTGTGGCAGGGCCTACACCTCA GAGACGTACCTCATGAAGCACATGTCGAAACACACGGTGGTGGAACACCTGGTGTCCCACCACTCTCCTCAGAGGACAGAGTCTCCCAGCATCCCTATACGGATCTCCCTCATCTGA